The following coding sequences lie in one Prionailurus viverrinus isolate Anna chromosome X, UM_Priviv_1.0, whole genome shotgun sequence genomic window:
- the LOC125157329 gene encoding uncharacterized protein LOC125157329, whose protein sequence is MEKDILTHIEPPMTQACDTDLATAAAPARAPPGLQTPLEGAVSAASSGVHVGQESMEPGEYDEVEKMSVLSLGLSAEADAPHAGEVPGHAALQGTSSQGNTGKKTSRKRRNRKENKVVYLPWPLTLQTRASSAAPVLGQTCVTGALPIADTGVGAVYENREEGEWDDKEKVPVATWPEKAHAGAPLPAESTAQASLEEASVAANEEIKGDQTGSHKGRNKKNKKVMASPWPLTVQAWVSFTGPGQMQMATAGASSFARDGVNAGPKSKGQKGEANKTSACTPYQSAQDGAPRSAEGLGQASWEGASPPADSPENEEKRAAYKRRNRKERSVSAGPWPLTVQAWASFATADQVQTRPQGESSVASMGVNVGPRNWPQTEYSEEGAQAAFPWPERVQAGALFPATAPGQALLQGHPSQDLHSKVRKMCWRPQGRERELVPSNPEQVREPCQGCRRTERHLRDQDFWECTVMNFARQVDCCYCGELCSQQQMEALTLTKAHTHVSTSVMGPERERAKSQAVWMEKWGGF, encoded by the coding sequence ATGGAAAAAGACATTCTAACTCACATTGAGCCTCCGATGACCCAGGCATGCGACACGGACCTGGCCACGGCGGCAGCACCTGCAAGAGCCCCGCCTGGGCTTCAGACTCCGCTTGAAGGTGCTGTGTCCGCCGCAAGTAGTGGGGTACATGTGGGACAGGAAAGCATGGAGCCAGGAGAGTACGATGAGgtggaaaaaatgtctgttcttaGTTTGGGGCTGAGCGCTGAGGCTGATGCCCCACACGCAGGTGAGGTTCCGGGTCACGCTGCGTTGCAGGGGACCAGCAGCCAGGGCAACACAGGGAAGAAAACCAGCCGGAAAAggaggaatagaaaggaaaacaaggttGTATATCTCCCCTGGCCTCTGACGCTACAGACCCGGGCATCTTCTGCAGCCCCAGTTCTGGGCCAGACTTGTGTCACAGGGGCTCTGCCGATTGCTGATACTGGAGTCGGCGCGGTGtatgaaaacagggaggaaggggagtgggaTGACAAGGAGAAGGTACCCGTTGCCACCTGGCCTGAGAAGGCACATGCTGGCGCCCCACTGCCAGCAGAAAGTACAGCTCAGGCCTCTCTTGAGGAGGCGTCAGTGGCAGCCAATGAGGAGATAAAAGGAGACCAGACAGGCAGtcataaagggagaaataaaaagaacaaaaaggtcaTGGCCAGTCCTTGGCCTCTGACAGTACAGGCTTGGGTGTCGTTCACAGGCCCAGGCCAGATGCAGATGGCTACAGCAGGGGCATCGTCATTTGCTAGGGATGGTGTCAATGCGGGGCCTAAAAGCAAGGGTCAGAAGGGTGAGGCGAATAAAACGTCAGCTTGCACTCCGTACCAGAGTGCACAGGACGGTGCCCCCCGCTCGGCTGAGGGTCTGGGGCAGGCCTCGTGGGAGGGGGCGTCCCCccctgctgacagcccagaaaaTGAGGAGAAGAGAGCCGCCTataaaagaaggaatagaaaggaGAGAAGCGTCTCGGCTGGTCCTTGGCCTCTGACAGTACAAGCCTGGGCATCATTTGCAACAGCAGACCAGGTGCAGACTCGCCCCCAGGGCGAGTCTTCTGTTGCAAGTATGGGGGTGAACGTGGGGCCAAGGAACTGGCCCCAAACAGAGTATAGTGAGGAGGGAGCACAGGCCGCTTTTCCTTGGCCTGAGAGGGTCCAGGCTGGTGCCCTCTTCCCGGCAACAGCCCCGGGACAGGCTTTACTGCAGGGGCATCCTTCCCAAGACCTACATTCCAAGGTGAGAAAAATGTGTTGGAGAccccaagggagagagagggaactgGTTCCGAGCAATCCAGAGCAAGTTCGGGAACCCTGTCAGGGGTGTAGAAGAACCGAGAGACACCTGAGGGACCAGGACTTCTGGGAATGCACGGTGATGAATTTTGCTAGGCAGGTGGATTGTTGCTATTGTGGGGAGCTCTGCTCACAACAGCAGATGGAGGCTTTGACCCTGACCAAAGCCCACACCCACGTCAGCACTTCAGTGATGGgaccagagagggagagggctaAATCTCAGGCAGTCTGGATGGAGAAATGGGGAGGTTTTTGA